In Penaeus chinensis breed Huanghai No. 1 chromosome 40, ASM1920278v2, whole genome shotgun sequence, one genomic interval encodes:
- the LOC125047286 gene encoding uncharacterized protein LOC125047286: MRQLVVIGALLGVAFAMPQRGLGPDNTFTKILSFESFQDGNQFGHQLLQEDGTASGQKFGQDGLLYGFYSYVQDDGNPVKVLWRAGKDVGYEVLGVEGINQDGLGNLRAHTPTGPQTPPAPRLAAPRPAAPRPAAPRPVAPAPRSVVPAPPPPPQHTFRPQPTHAAPAHFVPTAAPALFQEPTPAPHRFDYPATLNLERTAHGFVSSLTAQ, from the exons ATGAGACAGCTT GTCGTGATCGGTGCCCTCCTCGGAGTAGCCTTCGCCATGCCCCAGCGAGGCCTGGGCCCCGACAACACCTTCACCAAGATTCTCTCATTCGAGTCCTTCCAGGACGGCAACCAGTTCGGTCACCAACTCCTTCAGGAAGACGGCACAGCATCCGGTCAGAAGTTCGGTCAGGACGGCCTCCTCTACGGCTTCTACTCCTACGTGCAGGACGACGGCAACCCCGTGAAAGTCCTGTGGAGAGCCGGTAAGGACGTCGGCTACGAGGTCCTCGGCGTCGAGGGCATCAATCAGGACGGCCTTGGCAACCTCAGAGCCCACACCCCGACCGGCCCCCAGACGCCCCCTGCCCCGCGACTCGCTGCCCCACGGCCCGCTGCCCCAAGACCTGCTGCCCCGAGGCCCGTTGCTCCTGCTCCCAGGTCCGttgtccctgcccctccccctcctccccaacacacCTTCCGCCCCCAGCCCACCCACGCCGCCCCCGCCCACTTCGTCCCCACCGCCGCCCCCGCCCTGTTCCAGgagcccacccccgccccccaccgcTTCGACTACCCCGCCACCCTCAACCTGGAGAGAACGGCGCACGGCTTCGTCTCCTCCTTGACGGCTCAGTAA